Proteins co-encoded in one Pseudobacteroides sp. genomic window:
- a CDS encoding S41 family peptidase: MSDYEFKTKYVYNMSKFSGEILGLIKSEDEYRKSKNHNYENYTPQNLEVGAFKERPVPNYGTSHNRNRKPYAAILTLIFILIIVVIAVVPSSKDYEKLANAEFEAKNYSKAAEYVELYLKDHPDDVNAFLFKIDSLYLLGKYVEVIAECNKLETISPGNKENYLYMGLCNYNMAKFNESIKWLDKSIGIDRKYSSAYEWKASAYYELKEYDESIKTVDALLAFDMYNSIGLKVKGESLMALEKYDESIKTFEKAIIVKSDDVELEIDKMEALYRQKKYTELIETCKKVNKKFPNNENAMWYMGDCYSAKEDHANAILCYENALKINPKNDNVLTSIALEYYDMQDYIKASEYTDKAQNSNADNSTAVLLKKELEEAKKPENVRIANFVKENYLYLDKTKNADNIIDAFARKDKVNLEDINKFINSIRYKDDKFTYFISGEEYDNLEDYKESNHIAVETINDNTKYIKILMFTQGTAYEFKDALDKIKNPEKQKLIIDLRDNPGGLAYPTNNILDALLPECVTSYVVYRDGYINTYSSAASQVKFKHIYIFVNQNSASSSELLSLGLKKYLDNVTIIGTPTVGKGVGQITFEDKKKKYVIFLVNHYWNVKEKNIMGSNIKLDILVKGKSDADYFSKVK, from the coding sequence ATGTCTGATTATGAATTTAAAACCAAGTATGTTTACAACATGTCTAAGTTTAGTGGTGAAATATTAGGATTGATTAAGAGTGAGGATGAATATAGAAAAAGCAAAAACCATAATTATGAAAACTATACCCCTCAAAACCTGGAAGTTGGTGCCTTTAAAGAACGTCCAGTCCCAAATTATGGTACTTCACATAATAGAAATAGAAAGCCATACGCTGCAATACTGACGTTGATTTTTATACTTATTATTGTAGTAATAGCTGTTGTTCCTTCGTCCAAAGATTATGAGAAGCTTGCCAATGCTGAGTTTGAAGCAAAAAACTATTCAAAAGCTGCAGAGTATGTTGAATTATACTTGAAGGATCATCCTGATGATGTAAACGCATTTTTGTTTAAAATTGACTCATTATACTTATTGGGAAAGTATGTAGAAGTTATAGCTGAATGCAACAAACTGGAAACAATATCTCCAGGAAATAAAGAAAACTATCTTTATATGGGTCTATGCAATTATAATATGGCAAAATTCAATGAGTCGATTAAGTGGCTTGATAAATCTATAGGGATTGACCGGAAGTATAGCAGTGCATATGAATGGAAAGCAAGTGCTTATTATGAACTTAAAGAGTATGATGAATCAATCAAGACTGTTGATGCGTTACTTGCTTTTGATATGTATAACAGCATTGGATTAAAGGTTAAGGGCGAATCGCTGATGGCTTTAGAAAAATATGATGAATCAATAAAAACTTTCGAAAAAGCAATAATTGTTAAATCAGATGATGTTGAACTGGAAATAGATAAAATGGAAGCTTTATATCGCCAGAAAAAATATACCGAATTGATTGAAACTTGTAAGAAAGTAAATAAAAAGTTTCCTAATAATGAAAATGCTATGTGGTATATGGGCGATTGTTATTCTGCGAAAGAAGATCATGCAAATGCCATTCTATGCTATGAAAACGCATTGAAGATCAATCCCAAAAATGACAATGTCTTAACATCTATAGCTTTAGAATACTATGATATGCAAGATTACATAAAGGCTTCCGAATATACAGACAAAGCACAGAATTCAAATGCTGATAACAGTACAGCTGTGCTACTTAAAAAGGAACTGGAAGAAGCCAAAAAGCCTGAAAACGTACGTATTGCCAATTTTGTTAAGGAAAATTATCTTTATTTGGATAAAACAAAAAATGCAGATAATATTATTGACGCTTTTGCCAGAAAAGATAAAGTTAATTTAGAGGATATTAATAAATTTATAAATTCAATTAGATACAAAGATGATAAATTTACTTATTTTATATCAGGTGAGGAATATGATAACCTGGAAGATTATAAAGAAAGTAATCATATTGCTGTTGAAACCATAAATGATAATACCAAGTATATAAAAATCTTGATGTTTACTCAAGGAACGGCATACGAATTCAAGGATGCATTGGATAAAATTAAAAATCCTGAAAAACAGAAACTTATTATCGATTTAAGGGACAATCCGGGAGGTTTGGCTTATCCAACGAATAATATATTAGATGCACTTCTTCCGGAATGTGTTACAAGTTATGTTGTTTACAGGGACGGATATATAAATACTTACAGCTCTGCTGCCTCCCAAGTTAAATTCAAACATATATACATATTTGTTAATCAGAACTCAGCCAGCAGTTCCGAACTTTTATCACTAGGACTTAAAAAGTATCTTGATAATGTTACAATAATCGGTACTCCAACAGTTGGTAAAGGTGTAGGACAAATAACATTTGAAGATAAAAAGAAAAAGTATGTAATATTTTTGGTAAACCACTATTGGAATGTAAAAGAAAAAAATATTATGGGAAGTAACATTAAGCTGGATATATTGGTTAAAGGTAAGTCTGATGCAGACTATTTTTCAAAGGTTAAATGA
- a CDS encoding GNAT family N-acetyltransferase — MIIMETDRLIVRSFKEEDWQDLYEYLSLKEVLKYEPEPESDEEDCKNKAIDRSKGDIFWAVVLKESDKMIGHVYFNQSEPKEFMSWDLGYIFNPKYYGCGYATEASRRIL; from the coding sequence ATGATTATAATGGAAACGGATAGGCTTATTGTAAGGAGCTTTAAGGAAGAAGATTGGCAGGATTTATATGAATATTTATCTTTAAAAGAAGTTTTAAAATATGAGCCTGAACCTGAAAGTGATGAAGAGGATTGTAAAAATAAAGCCATTGATCGTTCAAAGGGTGATATATTTTGGGCTGTTGTTCTTAAGGAGAGCGACAAAATGATTGGACATGTGTATTTTAACCAGTCAGAGCCGAAGGAATTTATGTCCTGGGATCTGGGTTATATCTTTAATCCGAAATATTATGGCTGTGGTTATGCTACCGAAGCCTCCCGTAGGATACTATAG
- a CDS encoding RDD family protein, with product MKVQNLAFKTSIKIIETRAIAFFIDFLILIISTFIISAFIEGIWLFTPVLISVYYTMTESIFGCTIGKYFLNLRIVDKNCNKPKFYKVLLRSLFYLIEFNPITFLVTYMILKRSKFKQRLGDKVSGIFVVYKKDLIEYMDNELENSMEFEDFIKYHRDSSVELVKHYSGSYKIAPDKQYIEIDNIRKKLIGIDNMTYDELINQVNQGARFRYFYICVSALMISNRSTSDIYFIPADESQFKYHLKYTIITMLFGWW from the coding sequence ATGAAAGTTCAAAATCTTGCGTTCAAAACCAGTATTAAAATAATTGAGACTAGAGCAATAGCATTTTTTATTGACTTTTTGATTTTAATTATTTCAACGTTTATAATATCTGCATTTATTGAGGGAATATGGCTGTTTACTCCTGTTTTAATTAGCGTTTATTATACTATGACTGAGTCTATTTTTGGATGTACTATCGGTAAATATTTTTTAAATCTCCGGATTGTTGACAAAAATTGCAATAAACCGAAGTTTTATAAGGTTTTATTAAGATCATTATTTTATTTGATAGAATTTAACCCTATAACTTTTTTAGTCACCTACATGATTTTAAAAAGGTCAAAGTTTAAACAAAGGCTTGGGGATAAGGTATCGGGTATCTTTGTCGTGTACAAAAAGGACTTGATTGAATATATGGATAATGAATTGGAAAATTCTATGGAATTTGAGGATTTTATTAAATATCATCGTGATTCTTCAGTCGAATTGGTAAAACATTATTCAGGTTCCTATAAAATTGCTCCCGACAAACAGTATATTGAAATAGATAACATTAGGAAAAAGCTAATTGGTATAGATAATATGACATATGATGAGTTGATAAATCAGGTAAACCAAGGTGCCAGATTCAGATATTTTTATATATGTGTGTCTGCTTTGATGATTTCCAATAGAAGTACCAGTGATATTTATTTTATTCCTGCAGATGAAAGCCAGTTTAAATACCATCTGAAATATACAATTATAACGATGCTTTTTGGATGGTGGTGA